From Elaeis guineensis isolate ETL-2024a chromosome 16, EG11, whole genome shotgun sequence, a single genomic window includes:
- the LOC105059193 gene encoding transcriptional corepressor LEUNIG_HOMOLOG isoform X3: MAQSNWEADKMLDVYIYDYLVKRNLQTTAKAFMAEGKVAADPVAIDAPGGFLFEWWSVFWDIFIARTNEKHSEVAAAYIEAQQIKAREHQQQLQMQQLQLMQQRHAHMQRNNANHPSLSGPINAINSDGILGSPTASVLAARMYEERLKNPHSMESEVSPQLLDASRMALLKSAGNHPGQLIQSNPGNVSATLQQIQARTQQTSDIKSEANLGMAQRSLPMDPSSVYGQGIIQSKSGLSGAGLNQGVSGLPLKGWPLTGLDQLRPNIGPQMQKPFLSTQSQFQLMSQQQQQQFLAQAQAQGNLGSSPNYGDLDPRRFRALPRGGLNVKDVQPTGTDGSIGSPLQSNSPKVRQDQAEYVMKLKAAQMQHSSAQQSQEQLQQQQQLQQSNRKRKQPSSSGAANSTGTGNTVGPSPNSPPSTPSTHNTGEGVAMAGNIHHVNNMPKSLMMYGTDGTGLASASNQMDDLEHFGDVASLDDNVESFLSHDDGDARDIFAALKRSPAEPNPGSSKGFTFSEVSSIRISNNKVVCCHFSSDGKLLASAGHEKKAILWNMDTYQTESTPEEHTSIITDVRFRPNSSQLATSSFDRTVRLWNAEDPSYCLHTFSGHNSQVTSLDFHPKKTDLLCSCDSNGEIRFWSVDQFSCSRVSKGGTVQVRFQPNIGQYLAAAAENVVSIFDVETDRKIYTLQRHTKEVQSICCDNSGELLASVSQDCVKVWSLSRGDCIHELNSNGNKFHSCVFHPNYPDILVIGGYQSLLLWNVMENQTLSVAAHEGLIAALAQSQATGMVASASHDNSVKLWK, encoded by the exons ATGGCGCAGAGTAACTGGGAAGCGGATAAGAT GCTTGatgtttatatttatgattatctgGTGAAACGAAATCTACAAACGACAGCGAAAGCTTTTATGGCCGAGGGAAAGGTTGCTGCTGATCCAGTAG CAATTGATGCTCCGGGAGGTTTTCTCTTTGAATGGTGGTCTGTTTTTTGGGATATCTTCATTGCAAGGACTAATGAAAAGCATTCTGAGGTTGCTGCAGCTTATATAGAG GCGCAACAAATAAAGGCGAGAGAACACCAACAACAGTTACAGATGCAGCAATTGCAACTCATGCAGCAGCGACATGCTCATATGCAGAGAAATAATGCTAATCACCCTTCTCTTAGTGGTCCCATAAATGCGATAAATTCTGATGGAATTCTCGGTTCCCCAACTGCCAGTGTCTTAGCTGCAAGGATGTATGAAGAACGTTTAAAGAATCCACATTCAATGGAGTCTGAGGTGTCCCCTCAGCTTCTCGATGCTAGCAGGATGGCCCTTCTTAAGTCAGCAGGGAACCATCCAGG GCAGTtaatccaaagcaatccaggcaATGTATCTGCAACGCTGCAGCAAATTCAGGCACGAACCCAACAGACAAGT GACATTAAAAGTGAGGCTAACTTGGGTATGGCTCAAAGATCTTTGCCGATGGATCCATCCTCAGTATATGGACAGGGTATTATCCAGTCAAAATCTGGATTAAGTGGGGCCG GATTGAACCAAGGCGTCAGTGGTCTTCCATTGAAGGGCTGGCCTTTGACT ggGCTTGATCAACTACGTCCAAACATAGGCCCACAAATGCAGAAGCCTTTTTTATCTACACAATCTCAGTTTCAGCTTATGTCACAGCAGCAACAACAACAATTCTTGGCACAAGCCCAGGCTCAAGGAAATCTTGGTAGCTCTCCCAACTATGGAGATTTGGATCCTAGAAGATTTAGGGCCTTACCTAGGGGTGGCTTGAATGTGAAAGATGTTCAACCCACTGGAACTGATGGATCAATAGGTTCCCCACTTCAGTCAAATTCACCAAAGGTTAGACAGGATCAAGCTGAATATGTTATGAAG TTGAAGGCAGCCCAGATGCAGCACTCCTCTGCTCAACAATCACAGGAACAACTCCAGCAGCAGCAACAGTTGCAACAG AGTAATAGGAAAAGGAAACAGCCTTCTTCATCAGGAGCTGCGAACAGTACTGGAACAGGCAACACGGTTGGCCCTTCTCCCAACTCCCCTCCATCAACTCCCTCAACCCATAATACTGGTGAAGGAGTGGCAATGGCTGGAAATATACATCATGTCAACAATATGCCAAAAAGTTTGATGATGTATGGTACAGATGGAACAGGACTTGCCTCAGCTTCAAATCAGATG GATGATCTGGAACATTTTGGAGATGTTGCTTCTTTGGATGATAATGTAGAATCGTTTTTATCGCATGATGATGGAGATGCTAGAGATATATTTGCTGCACTAAAAAGAAGTCCTGCAGAGCCCAATCCGGGGTCTTCAAAGG GTTTTACATTCAGTGAGGTTAGCTCTATCCGCATAAGCAACAACAAAGTTGTCTGCTGCCACTTTTCTTCAGATGGGAAGTTGCTGGCAAGTGCTGGGCATGAAAAGAAG GCTATTCTCTGGAACATGGATACTTATCAGACTGAGAGCACTCCTGAAGAACACACTTCAATTATTACAGATGTTCGTTTTAGGCCAAACTCATCTCAGCTGGCAACATCTTCTTTTGATAGGACTGTGCGACTGTGGAATGCAGAAGAT CCTAGTTATTGTTTGCATACATTCAGTGGACACAACTCCCAAGTGACGTCTCTTGATTTTCATCCAAAGAAGACAGATCTCCTGTGCTCTTGTGATAGCAATGGTGAAATTCGATTCTGGAGTGTCGACCAGTTTTCATGCTCACGTGTTTCTAAG GGTGGTACAGTGCAAGTTAGGTTTCAGCCTAACATCGGACAGTATTTAGCAGCAGCAGCGGAGAATGTGGTGTCTATTTTTGATGTTGAGACAGACAGAAAGATATACACATTGCAG AGACATACCAAGGAGGTACAATCTATTTGCTGTGACAATAGTGGGGAGCTTCTAGCATCTGTTAGTCAGGATTGTGTGAAGGTGTGGTCATTATCAAGAGGAGACTGCATTCATGAGCTAAACTCAAATGGAAACAAGTTTCATTCATGTGTTTTTCATCCAAACTATCCAGATATTTTGGTTATCGGGGGGTATCAG TCCTTGTTGCTGTGGAATGTGATGGAGAACCAAACCTTGTCGGTCGCGGCACACGAAGGTCTGATTGCAGCATTGGCACAGTCACAAGCCACAGGAATGGTGGCCTCTGCTAGCCATGACAACTCTGTTAAGCTGTGGAAGTAA
- the LOC105059193 gene encoding transcriptional corepressor LEUNIG_HOMOLOG isoform X1, with protein sequence MAQSNWEADKMLDVYIYDYLVKRNLQTTAKAFMAEGKVAADPVAIDAPGGFLFEWWSVFWDIFIARTNEKHSEVAAAYIEAQQIKAREHQQQLQMQQLQLMQQRHAHMQRNNANHPSLSGPINAINSDGILGSPTASVLAARMYEERLKNPHSMESEVSPQLLDASRMALLKSAGNHPGQLIQSNPGNVSATLQQIQARTQQTSDIKSEANLGMAQRSLPMDPSSVYGQGIIQSKSGLSGAGLNQGVSGLPLKGWPLTGLDQLRPNIGPQMQKPFLSTQSQFQLMSQQQQQQFLAQAQAQGNLGSSPNYGDLDPRRFRALPRGGLNVKDVQPTGTDGSIGSPLQSNSPKVRQDQAEYVMKLKAAQMQHSSAQQSQEQLQQQQQLQQLFIKNIQSNRKRKQPSSSGAANSTGTGNTVGPSPNSPPSTPSTHNTGEGVAMAGNIHHVNNMPKSLMMYGTDGTGLASASNQMDDLEHFGDVASLDDNVESFLSHDDGDARDIFAALKRSPAEPNPGSSKGFTFSEVSSIRISNNKVVCCHFSSDGKLLASAGHEKKAILWNMDTYQTESTPEEHTSIITDVRFRPNSSQLATSSFDRTVRLWNAEDPSYCLHTFSGHNSQVTSLDFHPKKTDLLCSCDSNGEIRFWSVDQFSCSRVSKGGTVQVRFQPNIGQYLAAAAENVVSIFDVETDRKIYTLQRHTKEVQSICCDNSGELLASVSQDCVKVWSLSRGDCIHELNSNGNKFHSCVFHPNYPDILVIGGYQSLLLWNVMENQTLSVAAHEGLIAALAQSQATGMVASASHDNSVKLWK encoded by the exons ATGGCGCAGAGTAACTGGGAAGCGGATAAGAT GCTTGatgtttatatttatgattatctgGTGAAACGAAATCTACAAACGACAGCGAAAGCTTTTATGGCCGAGGGAAAGGTTGCTGCTGATCCAGTAG CAATTGATGCTCCGGGAGGTTTTCTCTTTGAATGGTGGTCTGTTTTTTGGGATATCTTCATTGCAAGGACTAATGAAAAGCATTCTGAGGTTGCTGCAGCTTATATAGAG GCGCAACAAATAAAGGCGAGAGAACACCAACAACAGTTACAGATGCAGCAATTGCAACTCATGCAGCAGCGACATGCTCATATGCAGAGAAATAATGCTAATCACCCTTCTCTTAGTGGTCCCATAAATGCGATAAATTCTGATGGAATTCTCGGTTCCCCAACTGCCAGTGTCTTAGCTGCAAGGATGTATGAAGAACGTTTAAAGAATCCACATTCAATGGAGTCTGAGGTGTCCCCTCAGCTTCTCGATGCTAGCAGGATGGCCCTTCTTAAGTCAGCAGGGAACCATCCAGG GCAGTtaatccaaagcaatccaggcaATGTATCTGCAACGCTGCAGCAAATTCAGGCACGAACCCAACAGACAAGT GACATTAAAAGTGAGGCTAACTTGGGTATGGCTCAAAGATCTTTGCCGATGGATCCATCCTCAGTATATGGACAGGGTATTATCCAGTCAAAATCTGGATTAAGTGGGGCCG GATTGAACCAAGGCGTCAGTGGTCTTCCATTGAAGGGCTGGCCTTTGACT ggGCTTGATCAACTACGTCCAAACATAGGCCCACAAATGCAGAAGCCTTTTTTATCTACACAATCTCAGTTTCAGCTTATGTCACAGCAGCAACAACAACAATTCTTGGCACAAGCCCAGGCTCAAGGAAATCTTGGTAGCTCTCCCAACTATGGAGATTTGGATCCTAGAAGATTTAGGGCCTTACCTAGGGGTGGCTTGAATGTGAAAGATGTTCAACCCACTGGAACTGATGGATCAATAGGTTCCCCACTTCAGTCAAATTCACCAAAGGTTAGACAGGATCAAGCTGAATATGTTATGAAG TTGAAGGCAGCCCAGATGCAGCACTCCTCTGCTCAACAATCACAGGAACAACTCCAGCAGCAGCAACAGTTGCAACAG TTGTTTATTAAGAATATCCAGAGTAATAGGAAAAGGAAACAGCCTTCTTCATCAGGAGCTGCGAACAGTACTGGAACAGGCAACACGGTTGGCCCTTCTCCCAACTCCCCTCCATCAACTCCCTCAACCCATAATACTGGTGAAGGAGTGGCAATGGCTGGAAATATACATCATGTCAACAATATGCCAAAAAGTTTGATGATGTATGGTACAGATGGAACAGGACTTGCCTCAGCTTCAAATCAGATG GATGATCTGGAACATTTTGGAGATGTTGCTTCTTTGGATGATAATGTAGAATCGTTTTTATCGCATGATGATGGAGATGCTAGAGATATATTTGCTGCACTAAAAAGAAGTCCTGCAGAGCCCAATCCGGGGTCTTCAAAGG GTTTTACATTCAGTGAGGTTAGCTCTATCCGCATAAGCAACAACAAAGTTGTCTGCTGCCACTTTTCTTCAGATGGGAAGTTGCTGGCAAGTGCTGGGCATGAAAAGAAG GCTATTCTCTGGAACATGGATACTTATCAGACTGAGAGCACTCCTGAAGAACACACTTCAATTATTACAGATGTTCGTTTTAGGCCAAACTCATCTCAGCTGGCAACATCTTCTTTTGATAGGACTGTGCGACTGTGGAATGCAGAAGAT CCTAGTTATTGTTTGCATACATTCAGTGGACACAACTCCCAAGTGACGTCTCTTGATTTTCATCCAAAGAAGACAGATCTCCTGTGCTCTTGTGATAGCAATGGTGAAATTCGATTCTGGAGTGTCGACCAGTTTTCATGCTCACGTGTTTCTAAG GGTGGTACAGTGCAAGTTAGGTTTCAGCCTAACATCGGACAGTATTTAGCAGCAGCAGCGGAGAATGTGGTGTCTATTTTTGATGTTGAGACAGACAGAAAGATATACACATTGCAG AGACATACCAAGGAGGTACAATCTATTTGCTGTGACAATAGTGGGGAGCTTCTAGCATCTGTTAGTCAGGATTGTGTGAAGGTGTGGTCATTATCAAGAGGAGACTGCATTCATGAGCTAAACTCAAATGGAAACAAGTTTCATTCATGTGTTTTTCATCCAAACTATCCAGATATTTTGGTTATCGGGGGGTATCAG TCCTTGTTGCTGTGGAATGTGATGGAGAACCAAACCTTGTCGGTCGCGGCACACGAAGGTCTGATTGCAGCATTGGCACAGTCACAAGCCACAGGAATGGTGGCCTCTGCTAGCCATGACAACTCTGTTAAGCTGTGGAAGTAA
- the LOC105059193 gene encoding transcriptional corepressor LEUNIG_HOMOLOG isoform X2 has protein sequence MAQSNWEADKMLDVYIYDYLVKRNLQTTAKAFMAEGKVAADPVAIDAPGGFLFEWWSVFWDIFIARTNEKHSEVAAAYIEAQQIKAREHQQQLQMQQLQLMQQRHAHMQRNNANHPSLSGPINAINSDGILGSPTASVLAARMYEERLKNPHSMESEVSPQLLDASRMALLKSAGNHPGQLIQSNPGNVSATLQQIQARTQQTSDIKSEANLGMAQRSLPMDPSSVYGQGIIQSKSGLSGAGLNQGVSGLPLKGWPLTGLDQLRPNIGPQMQKPFLSTQSQFQLMSQQQQQQFLAQAQAQGNLGSSPNYGDLDPRRFRALPRGGLNVKDVQPTGTDGSIGSPLQSNSPKVRQDQAEYVMKLKAAQMQHSSAQQSQEQLQQQQQLQQNIQSNRKRKQPSSSGAANSTGTGNTVGPSPNSPPSTPSTHNTGEGVAMAGNIHHVNNMPKSLMMYGTDGTGLASASNQMDDLEHFGDVASLDDNVESFLSHDDGDARDIFAALKRSPAEPNPGSSKGFTFSEVSSIRISNNKVVCCHFSSDGKLLASAGHEKKAILWNMDTYQTESTPEEHTSIITDVRFRPNSSQLATSSFDRTVRLWNAEDPSYCLHTFSGHNSQVTSLDFHPKKTDLLCSCDSNGEIRFWSVDQFSCSRVSKGGTVQVRFQPNIGQYLAAAAENVVSIFDVETDRKIYTLQRHTKEVQSICCDNSGELLASVSQDCVKVWSLSRGDCIHELNSNGNKFHSCVFHPNYPDILVIGGYQSLLLWNVMENQTLSVAAHEGLIAALAQSQATGMVASASHDNSVKLWK, from the exons ATGGCGCAGAGTAACTGGGAAGCGGATAAGAT GCTTGatgtttatatttatgattatctgGTGAAACGAAATCTACAAACGACAGCGAAAGCTTTTATGGCCGAGGGAAAGGTTGCTGCTGATCCAGTAG CAATTGATGCTCCGGGAGGTTTTCTCTTTGAATGGTGGTCTGTTTTTTGGGATATCTTCATTGCAAGGACTAATGAAAAGCATTCTGAGGTTGCTGCAGCTTATATAGAG GCGCAACAAATAAAGGCGAGAGAACACCAACAACAGTTACAGATGCAGCAATTGCAACTCATGCAGCAGCGACATGCTCATATGCAGAGAAATAATGCTAATCACCCTTCTCTTAGTGGTCCCATAAATGCGATAAATTCTGATGGAATTCTCGGTTCCCCAACTGCCAGTGTCTTAGCTGCAAGGATGTATGAAGAACGTTTAAAGAATCCACATTCAATGGAGTCTGAGGTGTCCCCTCAGCTTCTCGATGCTAGCAGGATGGCCCTTCTTAAGTCAGCAGGGAACCATCCAGG GCAGTtaatccaaagcaatccaggcaATGTATCTGCAACGCTGCAGCAAATTCAGGCACGAACCCAACAGACAAGT GACATTAAAAGTGAGGCTAACTTGGGTATGGCTCAAAGATCTTTGCCGATGGATCCATCCTCAGTATATGGACAGGGTATTATCCAGTCAAAATCTGGATTAAGTGGGGCCG GATTGAACCAAGGCGTCAGTGGTCTTCCATTGAAGGGCTGGCCTTTGACT ggGCTTGATCAACTACGTCCAAACATAGGCCCACAAATGCAGAAGCCTTTTTTATCTACACAATCTCAGTTTCAGCTTATGTCACAGCAGCAACAACAACAATTCTTGGCACAAGCCCAGGCTCAAGGAAATCTTGGTAGCTCTCCCAACTATGGAGATTTGGATCCTAGAAGATTTAGGGCCTTACCTAGGGGTGGCTTGAATGTGAAAGATGTTCAACCCACTGGAACTGATGGATCAATAGGTTCCCCACTTCAGTCAAATTCACCAAAGGTTAGACAGGATCAAGCTGAATATGTTATGAAG TTGAAGGCAGCCCAGATGCAGCACTCCTCTGCTCAACAATCACAGGAACAACTCCAGCAGCAGCAACAGTTGCAACAG AATATCCAGAGTAATAGGAAAAGGAAACAGCCTTCTTCATCAGGAGCTGCGAACAGTACTGGAACAGGCAACACGGTTGGCCCTTCTCCCAACTCCCCTCCATCAACTCCCTCAACCCATAATACTGGTGAAGGAGTGGCAATGGCTGGAAATATACATCATGTCAACAATATGCCAAAAAGTTTGATGATGTATGGTACAGATGGAACAGGACTTGCCTCAGCTTCAAATCAGATG GATGATCTGGAACATTTTGGAGATGTTGCTTCTTTGGATGATAATGTAGAATCGTTTTTATCGCATGATGATGGAGATGCTAGAGATATATTTGCTGCACTAAAAAGAAGTCCTGCAGAGCCCAATCCGGGGTCTTCAAAGG GTTTTACATTCAGTGAGGTTAGCTCTATCCGCATAAGCAACAACAAAGTTGTCTGCTGCCACTTTTCTTCAGATGGGAAGTTGCTGGCAAGTGCTGGGCATGAAAAGAAG GCTATTCTCTGGAACATGGATACTTATCAGACTGAGAGCACTCCTGAAGAACACACTTCAATTATTACAGATGTTCGTTTTAGGCCAAACTCATCTCAGCTGGCAACATCTTCTTTTGATAGGACTGTGCGACTGTGGAATGCAGAAGAT CCTAGTTATTGTTTGCATACATTCAGTGGACACAACTCCCAAGTGACGTCTCTTGATTTTCATCCAAAGAAGACAGATCTCCTGTGCTCTTGTGATAGCAATGGTGAAATTCGATTCTGGAGTGTCGACCAGTTTTCATGCTCACGTGTTTCTAAG GGTGGTACAGTGCAAGTTAGGTTTCAGCCTAACATCGGACAGTATTTAGCAGCAGCAGCGGAGAATGTGGTGTCTATTTTTGATGTTGAGACAGACAGAAAGATATACACATTGCAG AGACATACCAAGGAGGTACAATCTATTTGCTGTGACAATAGTGGGGAGCTTCTAGCATCTGTTAGTCAGGATTGTGTGAAGGTGTGGTCATTATCAAGAGGAGACTGCATTCATGAGCTAAACTCAAATGGAAACAAGTTTCATTCATGTGTTTTTCATCCAAACTATCCAGATATTTTGGTTATCGGGGGGTATCAG TCCTTGTTGCTGTGGAATGTGATGGAGAACCAAACCTTGTCGGTCGCGGCACACGAAGGTCTGATTGCAGCATTGGCACAGTCACAAGCCACAGGAATGGTGGCCTCTGCTAGCCATGACAACTCTGTTAAGCTGTGGAAGTAA
- the LOC105059193 gene encoding transcriptional corepressor LEUNIG_HOMOLOG isoform X5, translated as MAQSNWEADKMLDVYIYDYLVKRNLQTTAKAFMAEGKVAADPVAIDAPGGFLFEWWSVFWDIFIARTNEKHSEVAAAYIEAQQIKAREHQQQLQMQQLQLMQQRHAHMQRNNANHPSLSGPINAINSDGILGSPTASVLAARMYEERLKNPHSMESEVSPQLLDASRMALLKSAGNHPGQLIQSNPGNVSATLQQIQARTQQTSDIKSEANLGMAQRSLPMDPSSVYGQGIIQSKSGLSGAGLNQGVSGLPLKGWPLTGLDQLRPNIGPQMQKPFLSTQSQFQLMSQQQQQQFLAQAQAQGNLGSSPNYGDLDPRRFRALPRGGLNVKDVQPTGTDGSIGSPLQSNSPKLKAAQMQHSSAQQSQEQLQQQQQLQQNIQSNRKRKQPSSSGAANSTGTGNTVGPSPNSPPSTPSTHNTGEGVAMAGNIHHVNNMPKSLMMYGTDGTGLASASNQMDDLEHFGDVASLDDNVESFLSHDDGDARDIFAALKRSPAEPNPGSSKGFTFSEVSSIRISNNKVVCCHFSSDGKLLASAGHEKKAILWNMDTYQTESTPEEHTSIITDVRFRPNSSQLATSSFDRTVRLWNAEDPSYCLHTFSGHNSQVTSLDFHPKKTDLLCSCDSNGEIRFWSVDQFSCSRVSKGGTVQVRFQPNIGQYLAAAAENVVSIFDVETDRKIYTLQRHTKEVQSICCDNSGELLASVSQDCVKVWSLSRGDCIHELNSNGNKFHSCVFHPNYPDILVIGGYQSLLLWNVMENQTLSVAAHEGLIAALAQSQATGMVASASHDNSVKLWK; from the exons ATGGCGCAGAGTAACTGGGAAGCGGATAAGAT GCTTGatgtttatatttatgattatctgGTGAAACGAAATCTACAAACGACAGCGAAAGCTTTTATGGCCGAGGGAAAGGTTGCTGCTGATCCAGTAG CAATTGATGCTCCGGGAGGTTTTCTCTTTGAATGGTGGTCTGTTTTTTGGGATATCTTCATTGCAAGGACTAATGAAAAGCATTCTGAGGTTGCTGCAGCTTATATAGAG GCGCAACAAATAAAGGCGAGAGAACACCAACAACAGTTACAGATGCAGCAATTGCAACTCATGCAGCAGCGACATGCTCATATGCAGAGAAATAATGCTAATCACCCTTCTCTTAGTGGTCCCATAAATGCGATAAATTCTGATGGAATTCTCGGTTCCCCAACTGCCAGTGTCTTAGCTGCAAGGATGTATGAAGAACGTTTAAAGAATCCACATTCAATGGAGTCTGAGGTGTCCCCTCAGCTTCTCGATGCTAGCAGGATGGCCCTTCTTAAGTCAGCAGGGAACCATCCAGG GCAGTtaatccaaagcaatccaggcaATGTATCTGCAACGCTGCAGCAAATTCAGGCACGAACCCAACAGACAAGT GACATTAAAAGTGAGGCTAACTTGGGTATGGCTCAAAGATCTTTGCCGATGGATCCATCCTCAGTATATGGACAGGGTATTATCCAGTCAAAATCTGGATTAAGTGGGGCCG GATTGAACCAAGGCGTCAGTGGTCTTCCATTGAAGGGCTGGCCTTTGACT ggGCTTGATCAACTACGTCCAAACATAGGCCCACAAATGCAGAAGCCTTTTTTATCTACACAATCTCAGTTTCAGCTTATGTCACAGCAGCAACAACAACAATTCTTGGCACAAGCCCAGGCTCAAGGAAATCTTGGTAGCTCTCCCAACTATGGAGATTTGGATCCTAGAAGATTTAGGGCCTTACCTAGGGGTGGCTTGAATGTGAAAGATGTTCAACCCACTGGAACTGATGGATCAATAGGTTCCCCACTTCAGTCAAATTCACCAAAG TTGAAGGCAGCCCAGATGCAGCACTCCTCTGCTCAACAATCACAGGAACAACTCCAGCAGCAGCAACAGTTGCAACAG AATATCCAGAGTAATAGGAAAAGGAAACAGCCTTCTTCATCAGGAGCTGCGAACAGTACTGGAACAGGCAACACGGTTGGCCCTTCTCCCAACTCCCCTCCATCAACTCCCTCAACCCATAATACTGGTGAAGGAGTGGCAATGGCTGGAAATATACATCATGTCAACAATATGCCAAAAAGTTTGATGATGTATGGTACAGATGGAACAGGACTTGCCTCAGCTTCAAATCAGATG GATGATCTGGAACATTTTGGAGATGTTGCTTCTTTGGATGATAATGTAGAATCGTTTTTATCGCATGATGATGGAGATGCTAGAGATATATTTGCTGCACTAAAAAGAAGTCCTGCAGAGCCCAATCCGGGGTCTTCAAAGG GTTTTACATTCAGTGAGGTTAGCTCTATCCGCATAAGCAACAACAAAGTTGTCTGCTGCCACTTTTCTTCAGATGGGAAGTTGCTGGCAAGTGCTGGGCATGAAAAGAAG GCTATTCTCTGGAACATGGATACTTATCAGACTGAGAGCACTCCTGAAGAACACACTTCAATTATTACAGATGTTCGTTTTAGGCCAAACTCATCTCAGCTGGCAACATCTTCTTTTGATAGGACTGTGCGACTGTGGAATGCAGAAGAT CCTAGTTATTGTTTGCATACATTCAGTGGACACAACTCCCAAGTGACGTCTCTTGATTTTCATCCAAAGAAGACAGATCTCCTGTGCTCTTGTGATAGCAATGGTGAAATTCGATTCTGGAGTGTCGACCAGTTTTCATGCTCACGTGTTTCTAAG GGTGGTACAGTGCAAGTTAGGTTTCAGCCTAACATCGGACAGTATTTAGCAGCAGCAGCGGAGAATGTGGTGTCTATTTTTGATGTTGAGACAGACAGAAAGATATACACATTGCAG AGACATACCAAGGAGGTACAATCTATTTGCTGTGACAATAGTGGGGAGCTTCTAGCATCTGTTAGTCAGGATTGTGTGAAGGTGTGGTCATTATCAAGAGGAGACTGCATTCATGAGCTAAACTCAAATGGAAACAAGTTTCATTCATGTGTTTTTCATCCAAACTATCCAGATATTTTGGTTATCGGGGGGTATCAG TCCTTGTTGCTGTGGAATGTGATGGAGAACCAAACCTTGTCGGTCGCGGCACACGAAGGTCTGATTGCAGCATTGGCACAGTCACAAGCCACAGGAATGGTGGCCTCTGCTAGCCATGACAACTCTGTTAAGCTGTGGAAGTAA